Proteins co-encoded in one Kiritimatiellia bacterium genomic window:
- a CDS encoding Gfo/Idh/MocA family oxidoreductase yields the protein MNKHIAVVGMGYWGKNLARNFHELGALHTICDTSPAVEKEWKAKFPDVRFTQDFGHVLADPGIRAVALATPAVTHYGMARTALEAGKDVFVEKPLAIKVEEGRALVDLAGRLGRVLMVGHILRYHPAVIALGRLISSGDLGQIQYLYSNRLNIGKIRTEENILWSFAPHDISVMLALLGEMPMSVACQGGGYLNPLVMDVTTSEFAFPSGVRAHIFVNWLHPFKEQRLVVVGSQKMAVFDDTAKNKLVLYPHKVEWKDRVPTAVKAEAEVVPLDASEPLKEECRQFIACLDSRAAPVTDGAEGLRVLTVLDACQRSLASGGGTVAQAAAAGPAREYFVHETACVDPPCEIGAGTKIWHFSHVLPRVKIGQRCILGQNVHIADGVVMGNNVKIQNNVSVYTGTVIEDDVFLGPSCVLTNVTNPRSQVNRHALYEKTHFRRGCSVGANATIVCGVTVGRYAFVAAGSVVTKDVPDYALVMGNPARQKSWMSRHGHRLGAPDQDGVMRCPESGYRYKEVEPGVLKCLDLDEEAPLPAELAKGEKTYDEFKKGK from the coding sequence ATGAACAAGCACATCGCGGTAGTCGGCATGGGGTACTGGGGTAAGAACCTGGCCCGCAACTTCCACGAACTGGGGGCGTTGCATACGATCTGCGACACCAGCCCGGCGGTGGAGAAGGAGTGGAAGGCCAAGTTCCCGGACGTGCGGTTCACGCAGGATTTCGGCCATGTTCTCGCCGATCCCGGAATCCGGGCCGTGGCCCTGGCCACGCCGGCGGTGACGCACTACGGCATGGCCCGGACCGCGCTGGAGGCCGGCAAGGATGTCTTCGTGGAGAAGCCGCTCGCCATCAAGGTGGAAGAGGGCCGCGCGCTGGTGGACCTCGCGGGCCGGCTCGGCCGCGTGCTGATGGTCGGCCACATCCTGCGCTATCACCCCGCCGTGATCGCGCTGGGCCGGCTGATCTCGTCGGGCGACCTCGGCCAGATCCAGTACCTCTACTCGAACCGGTTGAACATCGGGAAGATCCGCACGGAGGAGAACATCCTGTGGAGCTTTGCGCCCCACGACATCTCGGTGATGCTCGCGCTGCTCGGCGAGATGCCGATGTCCGTCGCCTGCCAGGGCGGGGGCTATCTGAACCCGCTGGTGATGGACGTCACGACCAGCGAGTTCGCGTTCCCGAGCGGCGTGCGCGCGCACATCTTCGTCAACTGGCTGCACCCCTTCAAGGAGCAGCGGCTGGTCGTCGTCGGCTCGCAGAAGATGGCCGTCTTCGACGACACGGCCAAGAACAAGCTGGTCCTGTACCCGCACAAGGTCGAGTGGAAGGACCGCGTGCCGACGGCGGTCAAGGCCGAGGCCGAGGTGGTTCCCCTCGACGCCTCCGAGCCGCTGAAGGAGGAGTGCCGCCAGTTCATCGCCTGCCTCGACTCCCGCGCCGCGCCGGTGACGGACGGGGCGGAGGGGTTACGCGTGCTGACCGTGCTGGACGCCTGCCAGCGGTCGCTGGCCTCCGGCGGCGGGACGGTGGCCCAGGCCGCCGCGGCCGGCCCCGCGCGCGAGTACTTCGTTCACGAGACCGCCTGCGTGGACCCGCCCTGCGAGATCGGGGCGGGCACGAAGATCTGGCACTTCAGCCACGTCCTGCCGAGGGTCAAGATCGGCCAGCGCTGCATCCTGGGCCAGAACGTCCACATCGCGGACGGCGTGGTCATGGGGAACAACGTCAAGATCCAGAACAACGTGTCGGTCTACACCGGCACGGTGATCGAGGACGACGTGTTTCTCGGCCCGTCCTGCGTGCTGACGAACGTCACCAACCCCCGCTCGCAGGTCAACCGCCACGCCCTCTACGAGAAGACGCACTTCCGGCGCGGCTGCAGCGTCGGCGCCAACGCGACGATCGTCTGCGGCGTGACCGTCGGCCGCTACGCCTTCGTCGCCGCGGGTTCGGTGGTGACGAAGGACGTGCCGGACTACGCGCTCGTCATGGGCAATCCCGCGCGGCAGAAGAGCTGGATGAGCCGCCACGGCCACCGGCTCGGCGCGCCGGATCAGGACGGCGTGATGCGCTGCCCCGAGAGCGGCTATCGCTACAAGGAAGTCGAGCCCGGCGTGCTGAAGTGCCTCGACCTGGATGAAGAAGCCCCGTTGCCGGCGGAGTTGGCCAAGGGCGAAAAAACGTACGACGAGTTCAAGAAAGGAAAATGA